AGGGTTCCTCCGAGCCGTGACGCCCTGTCCAGAAGAACTACATCAACACCGTTTTCTGCAAGCGCTCTTGCGCATGCAAGACCAGCAGGTCCAGCACCAATAACAAGAACTCTTTCGACGAGATCGAGTTCCCTTTCAGTAACGGGCTTTTTGTTAACAAGTTCCGCGATTCCCATTGAAACGAGCCGCAGAGCCTTTTCAGCAGCATTTACGGAGTGAACCCACGCACATCGTTCGCGCAGATTTACAAGTATGGATGGATTAGAGCCTGCGAGGGATTTGAAGATTTCACCGTGCGTGCGCTCGTCGCATGCGCCGAAAAGGATTGAGCCCTTAGCATCCTTTAACGCTTCCCTGGGAGCGCCGTCGCACAGTTGCGGAAGCGCCTCTGTAGATTCGACTTGCGGATGCGATTTAAAGTAATCTAACAACTTCTTGATATCAATCCTCTGCCCTATCTCGCACCCCTGGCAAAGGAAGATTTTCACCTTTTCTATCACTTCGCCCCCTTGAGATTCCCTGGGCGTTCCGGAGAGGATGAATATCCCCCTTCCCTTAATCCCCTCCTGCCTAGGGAGGGGTACCTAGACGGGGGAGAATAAAAGAGGGGGTGAATCCCTGAAATGAATACAACCAATGTCATTCTCTTTTTTCCGCCTTCGACTCAGATTCAAGGTTCAGTTCCCCGCATATTTCACAATCGGGAGCTTCATAGTCATACGGATGGTTGTGAACGCCCCGCATGGGCTTCGAGACGTCCTTGAGGGATATGGCTCCTGTGGGACAGATGTAGATGCATGTACCGCAGCCTACACAGCGCTCCGAACGGCGCTCCAGGGGAGGACCAACTTGACGGTCAGCCCCGCGGTCGATGAAGCCGATTGCGTCTGCGCCGATGATCTCGCGGCAAGCGCGCACGCAAAGTCCGCAAAGTATACATTTATCGTTTTTTATGAGAGGATACCTTGATTTTTGGATCCCGTATTCCCCTGCTAGTTCAACGATTTTGGGAGCATCAGGGGCACGGGCAAGAAGAAGCTCCAGTATTGCCTTACGGTTGCGGATTACACGTTCTGAAGAAGTCTTTACGTCTATACCGGGTGCTACCTCGTAGATACACGATGTAACCAATCTCGTACGCTTACCTGCGGTCACCTCCACCAAACACAGGCGGCACGCGCCGTAAGGCGCAATCGCCTCGTGGTGGCAGAGTGTTGGTATATCTATCCCCTGCCTGCGTGCAACTTGCAATATCGTCTCGCCTTTGTAGCCTGTGACTTGCTTGTCGTCGATAGTGAACGTGGCTTGACCCTGCCACTCAGCATGACTCATCTAGCCCTCCTCAGGCTCGGAATTTCTTCCAGATGTCTTTTAAGTCTTCCAGAGAGGGGGCAGAGAAAGACGTATGTGTTACGGGTCAATTTCCACCTTCTTTAGTCTTGGGTGAGGAGGAAGGTGTGTTACGGGTGTTACTGGTGTTACTGGTGTTACTGGAGTTACGGGTGTTACGGGTGTTACGGGTGTTACGGGTCACTGCGTCGAACTTACAGACATCGTAACAAACCCCGCATTTGATGCACTTGGATTGATCTATAGCATGGAGTTTTTTGACTTCCCCTGCAATGGCGGATGTCGGACAGTTTCTTGCACACAGTGTACAGCCCGTGCATTTATCGGTAATTTCGAATCTTATAAGAGCCTTGCAGACGCCCGCGCGACATTGTTTATCACGAATGTGTTCGATGTATTCATCCTTGAAAAACCGCAAGGTGGAGAGAACGGGATTTGCCGCCGAGCCGCCGAGTGCGCACAAAGACGCATCCTGAGTGACTTTTCCAAGCTCTTCAAGAAGCTCGATATCGGATTCTTTACCATTCCCTTCCGTGATTTGAGTGAGTATCTCGTGCATCTGGGATAACCCTTCCCGGCATGGTACGCACTTGCCGCAGCTTTCTTCTTTGAGGAACTCTATAAAATACTTGGCGACATCGACCATGCAGGTTTCGGAATCCATGACTATCATTCCGCCTGAACCCATCATTGAGCCCGCTTCCCACAGCTTATCGAAGTCCACTTCGAGGTCTATGAGATCGGCTGGAATACATCCGCCCGACGGGCCGCCGGTCTGCACTGCCTTAAAGGGTTTGTCCTTAGGAATTCCGCCGCCTATATCATAGATTATATCCCTTAACGTAACTCCCATAGGCACTTCAACAAGACCGGCCCTTCGAACTTTTCCGACGAGCGAGAATATCTTGGTGCCTGTAGACTCAGGATTTCCTATCCTGGAAAACCATTCCGCTCCTCTTACAGCGATTACGGGCACGTTGTTCCAGGTTTCGACGTTGTTCAAAACGGTCGGTTGGTTCCACAGGCCTTTTTCTGCTGTGTGAGTGTACTTCGCGCGCGGTTCGCCTGGCTTGCCCTCTATTGAAGCCATAAGGGCGGTAGATTCGCCGCATACGAACGCACCGCCTCCCTTGGCGATTCGCAAGTCAAACTCGAAACCGGAACCAAGAATATCCTTTCCCAGAAGACCCTCTGCATAGGCGTCATCTATTGCCTTCTGGAGATTCTTCACAGCCAAGGGGTATTCCGCTCTAACGTAAACGTAACCTTGCCGGGATTCAAGCGCATAGGCTCCGATAAGCATACCCTCGATTATCGAGTGCGGATCGCCCTCAAGAAGTGAGCGATCCATGTAGGCGCCAGGATCGCCCTCGTCGGCATTGCACAGAACGTAGCGGTAGCCTGGCGCGGATTTTGAGGAACGCCATTTTTGCGAGGTCTGGAATCCGCCGCCGCCTCTGCCGCGCAAACCTGCCTTCTCTACCATGTCGATGACCTCGTCCGGTTTCATCCCGGTAAGCACCTTGTAGAGACCAAGATATCCGCCGCGAGCTATGTATTCCGATATGGATTCAGGGTCAATGATCCCGCAGTTCCGCATGGCAAGATGCATCTGCCTTGCCGTAAAGGGAAGCCGCCAGAACTCTTCTGCAGATTCGATTTCTTGCGGAAGTTTTTCTGTGGGAAACCTGAAACGCTTATCGTGAATTACGTCCTCGACCTCCTCAATCTTGCCAAGAAGTTTATCCTTAACCAGCTTTCCTTCATAAACCGCCGAAAGAATGCTCTTGACGTCCTTAGGTTTAACCTTTGAGTAGGTCAAACGGGGCCAGCCGGGCTTGAGTATATCGAGCAAAGGCTCCTCGTAGCACATGCCGATGCAGCCTGTGCGCGCGATTAT
Above is a genomic segment from bacterium containing:
- a CDS encoding 4Fe-4S dicluster domain-containing protein, which codes for MSHAEWQGQATFTIDDKQVTGYKGETILQVARRQGIDIPTLCHHEAIAPYGACRLCLVEVTAGKRTRLVTSCIYEVAPGIDVKTSSERVIRNRKAILELLLARAPDAPKIVELAGEYGIQKSRYPLIKNDKCILCGLCVRACREIIGADAIGFIDRGADRQVGPPLERRSERCVGCGTCIYICPTGAISLKDVSKPMRGVHNHPYDYEAPDCEICGELNLESESKAEKRE
- a CDS encoding 4Fe-4S binding protein, with product MIGSATCGIASGANEVIAAVAQTLESLNGAGKDTIIARTGCIGMCYEEPLLDILKPGWPRLTYSKVKPKDVKSILSAVYEGKLVKDKLLGKIEEVEDVIHDKRFRFPTEKLPQEIESAEEFWRLPFTARQMHLAMRNCGIIDPESISEYIARGGYLGLYKVLTGMKPDEVIDMVEKAGLRGRGGGGFQTSQKWRSSKSAPGYRYVLCNADEGDPGAYMDRSLLEGDPHSIIEGMLIGAYALESRQGYVYVRAEYPLAVKNLQKAIDDAYAEGLLGKDILGSGFEFDLRIAKGGGAFVCGESTALMASIEGKPGEPRAKYTHTAEKGLWNQPTVLNNVETWNNVPVIAVRGAEWFSRIGNPESTGTKIFSLVGKVRRAGLVEVPMGVTLRDIIYDIGGGIPKDKPFKAVQTGGPSGGCIPADLIDLEVDFDKLWEAGSMMGSGGMIVMDSETCMVDVAKYFIEFLKEESCGKCVPCREGLSQMHEILTQITEGNGKESDIELLEELGKVTQDASLCALGGSAANPVLSTLRFFKDEYIEHIRDKQCRAGVCKALIRFEITDKCTGCTLCARNCPTSAIAGEVKKLHAIDQSKCIKCGVCYDVCKFDAVTRNTRNTRNTRNSSNTSNTSNTRNTPSSSPKTKEGGN